A DNA window from Polyodon spathula isolate WHYD16114869_AA unplaced genomic scaffold, ASM1765450v1 scaffolds_2193, whole genome shotgun sequence contains the following coding sequences:
- the LOC121310450 gene encoding coiled-coil domain-containing protein 50-like codes for MPPLLSFRSPEPTRRVEQYYASNIQKNQLVQRDVRVAKRLQDEEDRQRRLADCRRQIEEQDSEYAQTIQEDIRRRAEEAQRREELDEVRQ; via the exons ATGCCCCCCCTCCTCTCGTTCAGAAGCCCAGAGCCGACGAGGCGTG TTGAACAGTATTACGCCTCCAACATCCAGAAGAACCAGCTGGTGCAGAGAGACGTCCGCGTTGCCAAGAGACTGCAGGACGAAGAGGACCGTCAGCGCCGGCTAGCGGACTGCAGGAGACAGAT TGAGGAGCAGGACTCGGAGTACGCGCAGACGATTCAGGAGGACATTCGGAGGCGCGCGGAGGAGGCTCAGAGGAGGGAGGAGCTGGACGAGGTAAGACAATGA